The DNA segment atcatactCTACTCGctattgtttaaaaaattattttgtaattctGGGTATTGAATTTTGGGCTTGGATTTTACCCATGAATACCTAAGATATGAACCGACCTGGGTATTGAATTCTGGGCTTCTACTTTTAAATTTAACTTGCAGTCCCTGCCCAATCATTCATTCCGTCCTTTTTCTCCTTGTGTTTTCTCTcaactcaaactttttcaaattttaatttttattccttTTCCGAAATCAAAGTAATTTTCAAGCAGATTCAGAACATTCCCATCTCAAGAAGGTATGTAGATTGATTTCTatacctttattttattttactttactatGTTTAAATTTTGCCCTTCTCCTCTTTAAACTGCAATTTTGGGTATCAAATTGTGTGTAGATTGAAAAGGTTATGCTGGaaatttgtttaataaattttctGGAAAAAAAACAATCTTTTGAGATTAGTTgaataaaagaattttttttaattatttgggtTTTTACTGGAAAATAAGAATTTATGGTTATTAAGCTGTAATTTTAGTTGAGCAAAACAATGGGTTCAATTCAACattattatttaaaacaaaaaagaaacttaaatttgtttgaatttggaaaatttgttatattgtgttAATAGATAGCGAAAAATGTCAAACAAAAATTCTATAGGAAAATGAAGAGTTCGAGCTTCATAGGATATATATGTTTAAGGCTTCTATCTTTTACTTGAATAAGTCACTCATCTGTATAAATTGCAAAGGGTTTTAGCTTATCTATGTTATTTCGAATCTTTATATTTCTTGAGTACCGGTATCTGACACTTGGATATGGGATATGACCTTCAATCATATCCAGTTTCAAGCACATACCCGTATCTAACTCTTAAGTAACAGACTGATTTGCAATGAATAGTGCATTTGAGTTCTTTTTGGCTATCAGAACTCAATAGATAAGTAAATATAGCTTGAATTCTATTGCAACTGACATTCTTATACAGTTTGTTCATGATTTGCTGAAAATGACATCTGTTGAGGGAAATACGGCTGAGCCTCGGAAAACTAGTAATCCGGCTGCTAACACTGCTAAGATTCAGAGTTCATCATTGTCATTCCGAAGGTGGGGTAGGAAGTATCCTTTTATCAGATATGGGCTTCCAATGATTTCGTTGACAGTGTTTGGGGCAGTTGGCCTTGGTCATCTCTTGCAGGGCAGGTTAGTTTCGGTACACTTGATTTGCAAATTGATTTTCCAAACCAGTTTAGTGGATGAGACCTATGTTTCATCTGGCAGTGAATATATCTGCTGTGCAGAGAACAGCATATATCATTTTAACTTTGAGGGGCAAACCATGTTATGGCGTAAATAATTGGCTCAGTTCTGTTCACGGTGTATTTCTCATGATCGGAGTTGGACCTATGGTATTAGGCCGTCAGTTCTGATGGTGGTATATAGttgtaaatttttaaagttggaGAAAAGAATTCCAATGACAATAGGATGTAATCATATGATTGGAAATAGAAGGCTATTTTTGCATTCTTGTTTGACTTGAATTAATCTAGCACTATATGATTCTTACACCCACACATTCACTTGTATGTACATATCTTTCTGCGGTTTTCAGGTAGACAACCAAATTAGTAGTTTAAGAAAATGTTTTAGTATGATTCTTGTTTGGGCTCTTTATCGATTGAGTGTTGAGCATAAGGTTCAAGTTCGATCATCTATTAGTTTGGTTTGGTTGAGTTTAGTTGGTCGAGTTAGATGACCTTCTATCTGATTTTCTGACTGAAAATTCGAGGGCTTGATCGATGTCCATGAAAGGTGCCACTGCTTAAACTAAGAGTACTTATCACTGCTGCATTTTTGTCTATCTAGAGTTCACAAGAACACTTCCGGTTTGCATGTTCCAATTGAAAACTGCTGATCATTATGTGGACTTCTATTTTCAATATGATTATCTGTTTCGATCACTGTTGCAACACCTCTAATCCATAGTTAGTACTTACCATCATCATTTCGTTCGATCTTCTAAAATTTTAGACTATTTCGTAGTTCAGCAAGGATATAGCAAAGGTGAAAGATGATCAAGAATGGGAAATTATCGAGACGAGGAAAGCATTATCAAGAACAGGACCCATTGATGCGTATAAGCCAAAAAAGATTTCATTAGAGGAAGAATTAAAggtatacaatttttttattcttatgtTATTCAAACTTGGCTCTGATCACCGGATATATCTCCATACCCATGTTTAAATGTGCATCGAACATGAATATCAAACTTAAGTACTTTGAGAAAATGAAGACTCTT comes from the Gossypium hirsutum isolate 1008001.06 chromosome A06, Gossypium_hirsutum_v2.1, whole genome shotgun sequence genome and includes:
- the LOC107942502 gene encoding uncharacterized protein isoform X2, which encodes MTSVEGNTAEPRKTSNPAANTAKIQSSSLSFRRWGRKYPFIRYGLPMISLTVFGAVGLGHLLQGSKDIAKVKDDQEWEIIETRKALSRTGPIDAYKPKKISLEEELKALQQKVDIDNYDYKRIPKPNEGNSVNLQMA
- the LOC107942502 gene encoding uncharacterized protein isoform X1 — encoded protein: MTSVEGNTAEPRKTSNPAANTAKIQSSSLSFRRWGRKYPFIRYGLPMISLTVFGAVGLGHLLQGSKDIAKVKDDQEWEIIETRKALSRTGPIDAYKPKKISLEEELKALQQKVDIDNYDYKRIPKPNEGNSVISQEKRFSCCSSLQSTPRDVFLV